From Rhodopseudomonas palustris, a single genomic window includes:
- a CDS encoding glycosyltransferase family 4 protein: MKLFAPIGTRTELSKHRLRLLPQVEIRMTGPPHRQCPTRIPRMSDPRVLITTYPEAFLHRGGGEFEIVELANNLRLLGFRVDLYGPNSQPISFYDTVLHFSVVESGMNLFRALKSSAKRIVLVPNLWWIGQPSDHDRANAEEFFRLADQIVFKSTAERDNVSRYAGFPDYKAVLCPWGVDRCYAEPADPGLFKSHHQLDRYILWLGIIEERKNQLTAIHALRDSKVPLVLVGDYRDRHYYEACRRSAPSHFRFIPHIQPKSEMLRSALQNCDVYLEASLEPAGMSAMEAYLAGRPIVVSEGDWTTEHFGDEVIAIDPKSEEAIAEGVRRALSGNSPSARTRRINLRNLLPENLEPLGRVLAGGRGRS, encoded by the coding sequence ATGAAACTTTTCGCTCCGATCGGGACGAGGACCGAGCTTTCCAAGCACCGATTGCGGTTGCTCCCGCAGGTCGAAATCCGTATGACGGGCCCTCCACATCGCCAGTGCCCCACGAGGATACCCCGGATGAGCGACCCACGGGTATTGATCACCACTTATCCCGAGGCGTTTCTGCACCGCGGCGGCGGTGAGTTCGAAATCGTCGAGCTTGCCAACAATCTCCGTCTGCTCGGCTTCAGGGTCGATCTCTACGGTCCGAATTCGCAGCCGATCTCGTTCTACGACACGGTCCTGCATTTCTCGGTCGTCGAATCCGGAATGAACCTGTTTCGGGCGCTCAAGAGTTCCGCAAAGCGCATCGTGCTGGTCCCCAACCTGTGGTGGATCGGGCAACCGAGCGACCACGACAGGGCGAATGCCGAAGAGTTTTTCCGCCTCGCCGACCAGATCGTCTTCAAATCGACGGCGGAGCGCGACAACGTCAGCCGCTATGCAGGGTTTCCGGATTACAAGGCCGTGCTCTGTCCATGGGGCGTCGACCGTTGCTACGCCGAGCCCGCCGACCCAGGGTTGTTCAAATCGCATCATCAACTCGATCGATACATCCTGTGGCTGGGCATCATCGAGGAGCGCAAGAATCAGTTGACGGCCATTCATGCGCTGCGTGACAGCAAGGTGCCGCTCGTGCTGGTCGGAGACTATCGCGACCGGCATTATTACGAGGCCTGCCGGCGCAGCGCTCCGTCGCACTTCAGATTCATCCCGCACATCCAGCCGAAATCCGAAATGCTGCGATCGGCGTTGCAGAATTGCGACGTCTATCTCGAGGCTTCGCTCGAGCCGGCTGGAATGTCGGCGATGGAAGCCTATCTGGCCGGTCGGCCGATCGTGGTGTCGGAGGGAGACTGGACCACGGAGCATTTCGGCGACGAGGTGATCGCGATCGATCCGAAGTCCGAGGAAGCGATTGCGGAGGGCGTCAGGCGGGCGTTGAGCGGGAACTCACCATCGGCCCGCACGCGCCGCATCAATCTACGGAATTTGCTTCCGGAGAACCTGGAGCCTCTCGGTCGAGTGCTCGCCGGCGGCCGGGGGCGCTCATGA
- a CDS encoding 2-deoxy-scyllo-inosose synthase → MNTRVLVAQNGLWNLDSLGVLDNVRKDSKHLLITDKNVEKLYLRPVLESIERSGRLVRTIVVPPEESSKSFEVYARLVQTALDYGIDKYSVIFSLGGGLVNNLAGFLASTLYRGIGLIHLPTSLLAQVDAAIDFKQALNFSHGKNLIGSFYPASNVLIDPIALRTLNPRLIRCGLAESMKHALCQDSDFLNYIMSHHNHLSELDFLTETVVRSVKLKLEMMAPSLHSDREEVVKQYGHAVGHAVEHLSGGEIYHGEAISIGMCVSAEIGRLLGVTDEETVDIHYRSLAMLGLPTTVPYEFSLGDIWEKVRYDKHFFRDRAYVGLLRTVGVPSNSGEDGLHGHWVSREVLFEAIEVNRRAGLRSAY, encoded by the coding sequence ATGAACACCCGGGTTCTGGTGGCACAAAACGGCCTCTGGAATCTCGATAGTCTCGGCGTTCTCGACAATGTGCGGAAGGACTCCAAGCACCTTCTGATTACCGACAAGAACGTCGAAAAGCTCTATCTACGTCCGGTTCTGGAAAGCATCGAACGGAGCGGGCGCCTCGTCCGGACGATCGTCGTGCCGCCGGAAGAATCGTCGAAGAGCTTCGAGGTGTATGCACGCCTGGTACAAACCGCGCTCGACTACGGCATCGACAAGTACTCCGTGATCTTCAGCCTGGGCGGAGGATTGGTGAACAATCTCGCAGGCTTTCTCGCCTCGACCTTGTATCGCGGAATCGGACTGATCCATCTGCCGACGAGCCTGCTCGCCCAGGTCGACGCCGCGATCGATTTCAAGCAGGCTCTCAACTTCAGTCACGGCAAGAACCTGATCGGCAGCTTCTATCCCGCGTCCAACGTGCTGATCGATCCGATCGCGTTGCGGACGCTGAACCCGCGCCTGATCCGGTGCGGGCTCGCGGAATCGATGAAGCACGCGCTGTGCCAGGACAGCGACTTCCTCAACTACATCATGTCCCACCACAATCATCTGAGCGAACTCGACTTCTTGACGGAGACGGTGGTTCGTTCGGTGAAGCTCAAGCTCGAAATGATGGCGCCGAGCCTGCATTCCGATCGCGAAGAGGTGGTCAAGCAGTACGGACATGCGGTCGGGCATGCGGTCGAACACCTCTCGGGAGGCGAAATCTACCACGGCGAAGCGATCTCGATCGGAATGTGCGTTTCGGCGGAGATCGGACGGCTGCTGGGCGTCACCGACGAAGAGACCGTCGACATTCACTACCGTTCGCTGGCGATGCTCGGCCTGCCGACCACGGTCCCGTACGAATTCTCGCTCGGCGACATCTGGGAAAAGGTTCGCTACGACAAGCACTTCTTCCGGGACCGCGCCTATGTCGGGCTGCTGCGGACGGTCGGAGTTCCGAGCAACAGCGGCGAGGACGGACTGCACGGGCACTGGGTGTCGCGTGAGGTGCTGTTCGAAGCGATCGAAGTCAATCGACGCGCGGGCCTGCGATCCGCCTACTAG